The following proteins are encoded in a genomic region of Candidatus Binataceae bacterium:
- a CDS encoding PAS domain S-box protein, whose translation MEVTADRLAPETGPLATSNTFGGGPTAEETLRATFDLAAVGIAHVAPDGRFLRVNQKLCDIFGLTRDQLLQYRFQKLTHPDDLAADLSLLRRLLAGEIPTFSMEKRYVRNDGKLIWADLSVSLARDDAGMPSYCISVVVDITERKLAQEALRESEAR comes from the coding sequence ATGGAGGTGACAGCCGATCGGCTTGCACCGGAAACAGGGCCTCTTGCGACATCGAACACTTTCGGCGGAGGGCCGACTGCAGAAGAGACTCTGCGTGCCACGTTTGACCTGGCCGCGGTCGGCATCGCGCATGTCGCCCCCGACGGCCGCTTCCTCCGCGTCAACCAGAAGCTCTGCGACATCTTTGGTCTAACGCGCGACCAGCTGCTGCAATACCGCTTCCAAAAGCTTACCCATCCCGACGATCTTGCTGCCGATCTGAGCCTGCTCCGCCGCTTGCTTGCCGGCGAAATCCCAACCTTCAGCATGGAAAAGCGATATGTTCGCAATGACGGCAAGCTGATCTGGGCCGATCTCTCTGTCTCACTCGCCCGAGACGACGCCGGGATGCCGTCGTACTGTATCAGCGTTGTCGTCGACATTACTGAGCGCAAGCTGGCGCAAGAGGCGCTGCGCGAGAGCGAGGCGCG